Sequence from the Methanobrevibacter arboriphilus genome:
CAGAAGGAAGTTGTTTAAGATTAAGGATATCCTCCGAAATATTAACATCAAAAGAATTCTCAGTTATAGTTATGTTAATGGTGAAATCATGAGGCATATCATAGTATTTACGAGGTCTACCTCTAACAATTTTTTTAAAAGAAGATTCAAGTATTCCAATTTCTTCCATAGCTCTTAAATGTTCAATAATTGCTTTTTGTCCAATTTCAAGCTCTTGTGATATTTCACTCACGAATCTTGGTTCTTCTCTTAACAAATTAATAATTTCTCTTCTAGTTCGACATCCCATGACATCAAGAATATCTTCCATATCCACATTATTAAATTGGTTACTATTATCAGTAATATTATAAGGATTAGGAGCATTAAAATTGTTTAAATCATTATCACTAATAAATTCTTTAGTATTAGTGCCAAAGTTGCCCTTATTATTTTTTTTATTATTAAAATTATCGCCTATCATAATCATCATATTAACTATGTATCGAAACATTTATATAACTTTTTGTTACTATAAGATAATGAGAAAGATAACTTTTTGTTACTTTAATAAATTTGATAGAAAAAAGTCCAAATATGAATTCAAAAATAATTGTTTTTATTATTAAAATAAAACTAACCTCAACCCAAAATTTTGATAATCAAAAACATTTAATTTTTTTCTAATTGCACAATTATTTAATTGTATAAATTAGAAATTTTAATAATTAATATCTATTTCAAACAATATAAATTCATTAATCAAATTTATTAATTATAACAAAACTCTTTCTTTCATTATTATTAAAAAAGGTGAATTGATGGCTAATGACAAAAAAATAGTAAGTCTTGAAGAGCAAATAAAAGAAATGAAAGAAAAAATGAAGCTTCAGGAAAAAGAATTTGATGATACTCAGAAAGAGTTAAAAATAAAGATAGATGAGTTAGCTAATATAGAAAAAGACCTTGAAGACAAAAATGAAGAAATAAGTGAATATATGTCTCATATTCAACGCCTTCAGGCTGATTTTGAAAATTTTAAAAAGCAAACTGAAAAACAAAAACAAGAAATCATTAAGTTTGCAAATGAAAATTTAATAATGAATATATTAGACAGCTATGAAGACCTTGAAAGAGCTCTTGAACAATCTAAAACTGAAAAAGAATTAAGAGAAGGAGTAGAATTAATATATTCCAAATTAAAATCAACTTTAGAAAAAGAAGGGCTTGAAGTAATAGTTGCAGAAGGCGAAAAATTCGATCCATTTAAACATGAAGCTTTAATGGCAGAAGCTAGTGAAGAACATGAGAATGGTGAAATCATTGATGAATTAATGAAAGGATACACTCTAAAAGATAAGGTAATTAAATATTCCAAAGTTAGAGTTTGTAAAAAATAAATTAGCCAAATAAATTTATTTACAAATCAAATAACTCTTATATAAATCAAAATAATTATTATATAAGTTAAAATAATTTTCATATAACTTAAAATAGTATTATAGTTAAAATAATCCTAATATGACTTAAAATAAGTCTTATATAACATAAAATGAGTCATATATAAAAAATAATTTTTATATAAATAAGTCTTATTTTATATAAATCTTATACACAATGATAATTTTCATATAAAAATATTTTAATATATACTCTATTTTAATAAAAATAAAACTTTAATGAAAAATAATAAAAATAAAAAGTAATACAAAAAATTATATAGGTGACATTCATGGCAGATAAAAAAGAAAAGATAATAGGAATCGATTTAGGAACAAGTAATTCAGCTGCAGCAGTTCTTGTAGGTGGAAAACCAACTGTAATACCAAGTGCAGAAGGAGCTAGTCAGTATGGTAAAGCATTTCCAAGTTATGTAGCTTTTACACCAGATGGACAGAGATTAGTTGGAGAACCAGCTAGGAGACAAGCTGTTACAAACCCAGAAAATACAATTAGTGCAATAAAACGTAGTATGGGAACTGACAGAAAAGTTAAAGTTCAAGGAAAAGAATATACTCCACAAGAAATATCTGCTTTTATTCTTCAAAAAATTAAAAAAGATGCAGAATCATTCCTTGGAGAAGAAGTAAAAAAAGCTGTTATTACTGTCCCAGCTTATTTTGATGATAATCAAAGAACAGCTACTAAGGATGCTGGTACCATAGCAGGTTTAGATGTTGTACGTCTTGTAAACGAGCCAACAGCAGCAAGTTTAGCTTATGGAATTGATAAACAAGAAGCAGATGAAATAGAAATTATGGTATTCGATTTTGGTGGAGGTACTCTTGATGTAACCATTATGGAATTTGGTGGAGGAGTATTTGAAGTTAAATCTACCAGCGGTGACACACAACTCGGTGGAACCGATATGGATAATACTATAATGAATTATTTAGCTGATGAATTTAAAAAAGAGACAGGTATAAGTCTTATGGATGATGATCAAGCAGTTCAAAGACTTAGAGAAGCAGCTGAAAAAGCAAAAATAGAACTTTCAACCACCTTAACCAGTGAAGTAAACTTACCGTTCATCACTATGGGAACTGATGGAAGTCCTAAAAATTTAATAAACAACCTTACTAGAGCAAAACTTGAAGAATTAGTTGATCCTATTGTTAAAAAATGTGGAAATCCTATGGAACAAGCATTAAAAGATGCTAAAATGACAAAAGGAGACATAGATAAAATAATTCTTGTTGGTGGACCTACTAGAATGCCAGTAGTCCAAAAATTCGTTGAAGGATATATTGGAAAAGATATTGAAAGAGGAATTGATCCTATGGAATGTGTAGCTATGGGTGCAGCTATTCAAGGAGGAGTATTAGCCGGAGAAATTAAAGATCTTGTACTTCTTGATGTTACTCCACTTTCATTAGGTATTGAAACAATGGGAGCAGTTGCAACTAAACTCATAGATCGTAACACAACAATACCTGCTAAAAAGAGCCAAATATTCTCAACAGCTGCAGATAATCAAACTTCTGTGGATATTCATGTGCTACAAGGTGAAAGACCAATGGCTTCTGATAATACTACTCTTGGAAGGTTCCAATTAGTAGGAATCCCTCCAGCACCAAGAGGAGTTCCTCAAATTGAAGTTACATTTGATATTGATGCAAACGGTATTATAAATGTATCTGCAAAAGATATGGGAACTGGTAAAGAGCAAGCTATTACAATTACTGCTTCAACTAAATTATCTGATGATGAAATCGATCAAAAGGTTAAAGAAGCTGAAGTGCATGCTGAAGAAGATAAAAAGAAACAAGAAGAGATTGAAGTTAGGAATAATGCAGACTCTATGATTTATACTGCAGAAAAAACCTTAGAAGATCTTAAAGATAAAGTATCTGATGATGAAAAATCTAAAATTGAAAATTTAGTTAAAGAACTTCGTGAATTAATAACTGGTGATGATATTGCAGCTATAAAAGATAAAACTGAAGAATTAACAAAAATTGTTCAGGAATTAGGTGCAAAAATCTATCAAGAAGCTCAAGCAGCACAACAAGCTCAACAAGGAGCAGCAGATCAAGGTGGAAATCAAGACCAAGATAATGAGTCTAACAATGATGACACTATTGATGCAGATTATGAAGTTAAAAAATAAATATATCTATAATAAAAATAAACTTATAATGTAATAGTAGATATATACTAAATTATACTAAATAATACATTATTAAACAATATATTACTAAATAATGGATATATACTAGTTAAAATATAATTAGAACTAATATAATCAAAACTATTATATATCCTAAATTTTATTTTTAATAATTGATTTATTTTTAATTATTTTTATATTTAAAAAAAATTATATTCATAAGTAAGCTTAATATTAATATATAAGATTAATATTAATAAATAGAGTTAATATTCAAAACAAAATTAACAAAATTGATAATTTTTATTTTATAAATGATTTTATATTTTAGGTGAATAAATGCCAGAAAAGCGTGACTATTATGATGTTCTCGGGGTAGAGAAGGGATCAGATAAAAAAGAAATAAAAAAAGCTTATCGTAAATTAGCTATGAAATACCATCCAGATGTTTCTGAAGATGAAGAAGCTACTGAGAAGTTTAAAGAGATAAGTGAAGCTTATGCTGTTTTATCTGACGAAGAAAAAAGAAAAACTTATGATCAGTTCGGTCATGCTGGTATGGATGGCTTCTCTAATGAAGACATATTCAGAAATGTTAATTTTGAAGATATATTCCAAGGATTTGGTGGTGGATTTGACATGGGAAATATCTTTGAAATGTTTGGATTTGGTGGTGGAAACAGAAGAGGAGGTCCTCAAAGAGGATCTGATATCTATGCAGAAATAGATAT
This genomic interval carries:
- a CDS encoding ArsR/SmtB family transcription factor, with the protein product MEDILDVMGCRTRREIINLLREEPRFVSEISQELEIGQKAIIEHLRAMEEIGILESSFKKIVRGRPRKYYDMPHDFTINITITENSFDVNISEDILNLKQLPSGDEWSKLLDIEKRIDQGHWEAVEELKSQIRLYENLKNRAEYILERTQME
- the dnaK gene encoding molecular chaperone DnaK: MADKKEKIIGIDLGTSNSAAAVLVGGKPTVIPSAEGASQYGKAFPSYVAFTPDGQRLVGEPARRQAVTNPENTISAIKRSMGTDRKVKVQGKEYTPQEISAFILQKIKKDAESFLGEEVKKAVITVPAYFDDNQRTATKDAGTIAGLDVVRLVNEPTAASLAYGIDKQEADEIEIMVFDFGGGTLDVTIMEFGGGVFEVKSTSGDTQLGGTDMDNTIMNYLADEFKKETGISLMDDDQAVQRLREAAEKAKIELSTTLTSEVNLPFITMGTDGSPKNLINNLTRAKLEELVDPIVKKCGNPMEQALKDAKMTKGDIDKIILVGGPTRMPVVQKFVEGYIGKDIERGIDPMECVAMGAAIQGGVLAGEIKDLVLLDVTPLSLGIETMGAVATKLIDRNTTIPAKKSQIFSTAADNQTSVDIHVLQGERPMASDNTTLGRFQLVGIPPAPRGVPQIEVTFDIDANGIINVSAKDMGTGKEQAITITASTKLSDDEIDQKVKEAEVHAEEDKKKQEEIEVRNNADSMIYTAEKTLEDLKDKVSDDEKSKIENLVKELRELITGDDIAAIKDKTEELTKIVQELGAKIYQEAQAAQQAQQGAADQGGNQDQDNESNNDDTIDADYEVKK
- the grpE gene encoding nucleotide exchange factor GrpE gives rise to the protein MANDKKIVSLEEQIKEMKEKMKLQEKEFDDTQKELKIKIDELANIEKDLEDKNEEISEYMSHIQRLQADFENFKKQTEKQKQEIIKFANENLIMNILDSYEDLERALEQSKTEKELREGVELIYSKLKSTLEKEGLEVIVAEGEKFDPFKHEALMAEASEEHENGEIIDELMKGYTLKDKVIKYSKVRVCKK